In the genome of Deltaproteobacteria bacterium, the window GCTTCCATCTTCAGGGCGTGGGACAGTTGGCTCTGCAGTGTGATGTATTCCGTGATGTCCTCGCCCAATAGGAGAAGGCTCCGGCCCTCGCCCTCTCCTCCGGCCATGGGGTGGACTCCCAGTTTGAGATGGCCCTTGCGTCCGTCGATGCGGCTGAACTCCAGGCGCTCCAGGGCCACGCTTCGGCCATCTTGCCGGCAGGCCGCGCAGGCACGGGCCACGGCGTCCCGGTCCCAGGGCAGGTCCTGGTCATGCAGGCACTTTCCCCAAAGTTGATCGCCCCCCACCCCGAGATGCTCCCGGCAGGACCGGTTCCATTCCACCACCCGGTCTTCCTCGTCCAGGACCGCCAGCAGCAGGGGAATGGTCCGGATCAATCCGGCCAGATCGTCCTGAAGCCGGGTCAGGGAGGCCTGGACCTCGGCCAGACGTCCCTCGGGGCTGACTCCGGTCTTCCCGGGGATTTTTGTCGCGTTTTTCGTCACGATGCCCACCTTCTCATGCTTGCGGTCAAGCTTTCACATCACAATGCAGGGACGTTTTCTGGGGCGCGACGCATCGCGCCCCACATTCATCGCACGCTTGAAGCTATTCAATGCAACCCACCAGAATATTTCTGTAATAGGTATTCCATTCATCAGTGTCCTGGGGATCACCCTGCGGCCGGGTCGGCAGTTCACCGCCCACGCCGAAATAGTCGGCGAAATACTGGAAATGATCGGCCCGGTGCCGAATCTTTTTCCCATAGACGTTATCGAACGGAGGCAAGGGCTTGTTGCATTCGATGCCGCCGTTGACGATGTTGATGACCAAGCCGAAACCCTTGGCCCCGTACTTGACCATGACATCGTGACAGGTCTCGCCCGGAACGTTCGGGCTGCCCTTGTACAGGGTCCAGAACCAGAACCCCGAACCAAAGGCCATGGGCCCGTCCTTCAGAATCTTGTCCGGCTCGTCCAGCAGGGGCAGCATGTCGCCATCGTTCAAAAATTCGGAATAGGCCCCGTAATTGGCGTTCCAGCTCAGCTGAATGGGACCCCGTCCGAAAAAGCAGGTGTCCCCGGAAGGCTGATACGTGGGCTGATACTTGTTGCCCGAATCGAAATAGCAATGATCGACCGAACCCCGGGCTCCGTCCTCTTCCTGAAAACACAAACCCCACTTGGCATAGCCGTCCGGAGCCGTGTCCCAGCCCCCGGTGGTTTCCTGGGCCCAGTTGGCCAGGATGGCCGCCAGTTCCAGCCTGTTGATGGTCTCGTTCCCGGAATTGAGGAAAACGGAAAACTCATGGCTCAAATCGAATCCGGCCATCATGTTGGCGTAGGAATACAGGTTTCGATCGGCCCCCGGGATGCTCGATGGCCTTTCGTTGGCGTGGGGGAACAAAGCTTTGAAGTCGGCCTGGGTTATGAATTTTTCCAGAATTTTATGATTTTGTGTCGGTGAATCGGAAAAACTGTCCCCCGTGCACCCGGCCAGGACAAAACTCAACAGACAACATACAAAAACCCTTTTCATCTGATTCTCTCTTCATTTTTTTACTTTCAATGTGTTCCAGCCAATACCTTCGCTTGGATTGACCCTCCTTTGTTGTATGGTTTGCTCTGTGTTTCAGTCATTGTTTTCGATTGAAAGGTCAACAACTGACTGGATATTTCCCGTTCATCGCCCACCGTCCCGGGTTGTCGTGGATGAATCGACGTCGCCATGGCCGCCAATCTTTACAACCCCGATACTCCGAGGCTATTCCCGACCCTCCGCCGGGCCGCCGGAACGGCCCATTCCAGCAACCCATGGAGGAACACGCCCCATGCCCGAGACCCGCCTTGGCCGCTACACCGTCGACGAATATCTCAGCCTCATCGAGGACTTCCACGGCTTCCAGGCCCCGGGCCTGATCCTGGGCGGCTTCATGGTCCAGGCCGCCATGGAACGCATCCCCCCCAGGACCCTGTCCGACGCCGTGTCCGAAACGGCCTGGTGCCTGCCCGACGCCATCCAGCTCTTGACCCCCTGCACCGTGGGCAACGGCTGGCTGAAGATCGTCCAGCACGGGGTCTACGCCCTGGCCCTGTACGACAAATACACCGGCCACGGAATCCGGGTATTCCTGGACGCCACCAAACTCGACTCCCGGCCCCTGATCAAGGAATGGTTCCTCAAACTCAAGCCCAAGCAGGAGCAGGATTCTCCGGGAATCCGCCACGAGATTCTCCAGGCCGGGGCCGACATCTGTTCCTTCGAGACCGTCCAGGCCGGACCGCGCCTTTTGGACAAGCGGAGCAAGGGCCGCCTCGGGGCCTGTCCCCTGTGCGGCGAGATCTACCCCCTCCAGTACGGCGAACTCTGCCGGGCCTGTCAGGGCGATTCTCCATACATCTCGAGATCCGGCAGCCTGTCCAAGCCTCCGGC includes:
- a CDS encoding PAS domain S-box protein produces the protein MGIVTKNATKIPGKTGVSPEGRLAEVQASLTRLQDDLAGLIRTIPLLLAVLDEEDRVVEWNRSCREHLGVGGDQLWGKCLHDQDLPWDRDAVARACAACRQDGRSVALERLEFSRIDGRKGHLKLGVHPMAGGEGEGRSLLLLGEDITEYITLQSQLSHALKMEA